A window of Punica granatum isolate Tunisia-2019 chromosome 8, ASM765513v2, whole genome shotgun sequence genomic DNA:
caaacatTAGACATGTCAATAGTCTTTGTCGTGTTGATACATAAGAATCTTCATTCTTGTAGATTTGGTTCCTCAATTTTCGATAAGTACCACTCTACTCCAAACAGACGCTTCAAGTTGTATTGATCTCATTTAGATGCTTCATTTTATTATGGAGAAATAAAATACACGATTACGGTCATTCCAATTGAAaccggaaaaagaaaaaatgaagatgCTTATGGATTGAAGAAGGTGAGCTTTCTTCTTGATCATTGATAAATTGCCATAACCCTCGGTTGATAGAAGCCTCCACATGCATTGTTTTTTGTTGCTCTTCATCTTATTAGCCTCCGGTGCTCCTCCTGATTAATTTGTGTTTGTTTAtggaaaggagaaaaaaagtgTTTAGAGTAATACTAAACGCACTTTTTCATTCTTATAAAATCACATGTTAATGTGCAAAATCGGTCATGGACAAGTACCTCGCATGATTTCTCTGAGCCGCGTTTTTCTTCGacctagttttcttttttcgtctCTTCCTCTCGACCATTCTCATTAGCCATCGCTCAACCTTTCTCACCAGCCATTTTGGCCTCCTGGTTTCCAGCATAATATACCCCGTTGATATCCCAAATGAAATTCCGCATCCATAGCCCATTGCCACTACCCACCATTCAATCCAGTGCCCGAATTGCGCCTTTTCTTCTCCATCTCCCGAGGAAGTCGAAGGCGGTAACTGCTGCTCATCGGTCCCACAAGCATTTGGCAAGGGATACCCACACAATCTAGGATTCCCGTCAAAGGGGTGGTTGAATGTGTCGAATTGCCTGCCTTGAGGAATCAGTCCCTCGAGGTGATTATCTGAGAGATTCAACCAGGTGAGCATTGTAAGATCTGCCAATCCTTTAGGGATCTGCCCGTTGAGCTTGTTCGAGGAGAGGTCCAGCCACTCAAGATTCGTTAGGTTCCCCACAGAAGAAGGGACTTTGCCGGTCAAATTGTTGTGAGAAAGGTTGAGTCCCTTGAGTAGCTTCAAATCTCCTATTAACTTCGGGATATCTCCTCCGAAAAAGTTCCTTGACAAGTCGATGGTCATAAACACTGACAAAATTCTCACCAACTCAATGGTAAATCCTTTCATGACCACCATAACGGAATCTTGATAAGTTGCCTGAGAATGATTTACCCACATGTATTGTGAAGCACTTCTTGCTTTATCCTTCATGGCTATGAAGTTGGCAATGTACTTAGCCGGAAGATGACCATAAAATTTGTTGTCAGAGAGGTCAAAAATATGCAACTTCGGGAAGGGATGATTATTCTTCCCGAAGCTGTTAATCAGACCACGGAGCTTGTTGGATCTTAGGTCAAGCACTTGCAAATTCGGAAGAGTGTCTAACCAATAAGGGAAGCGATCCTCCAACTTATTTTCACTGAGATCCAAAACTTCCAAATTCTTGCAATTCACCAAAGATCGCGGCAGAGTACCTTCAAGTCGATTTTGACTCAACCGAATCGTCCTCAAGTCATTCCctgagaaaaatatatttggtATATGACCAACAAGCTTATTTGCTCGGAGGTCCAACACTGATGGTCTTAAATTTATGAAACAGTGAGGAATGGAATCGGTTAAGCTATTATTGGAGAGATTGACCATGTCTAGCTGAGTAGCGTTGCAGAGCTGATGAGGAATGTCTCCACTAAACTTATTGTTTGCAACGGAATAGAACGAAACAGTGGGCGGTGGAATCGGAAGTGGGCCGTCTAAATTGTTATTGGCTAAATCTAGATTCCATAAGCTTGTACAGTTTGCTAAAGATCGCGGCAGTGGACCTTGTAATTGATTGTGGCTCAAATCCAAATAGGAGACATTGCTAAAATTTCCCAAGCATCTCGGGATGGTGCCGTTGAGTCGGTTATCTGAGAATGATAGATCACTTAGTGAACTCAGTTGACAGATTGAGGATGGGATCTCTCCGGTGAAATTATTAGAAGAGAGATCCAATATTATCATCGTCTTGCTCCACATTCTCCCAAACCATTCAGGAATTGGACCACTAATCTTGTTTCCATAAAGGTTCAGCCATTCCAGCTCTTCTAAAGAACTCAAAAAATATGGGAACTCGGTCAAGTTGACGCCAGACAGTATCAACTCTTTGAGC
This region includes:
- the LOC116187412 gene encoding receptor-like protein 9DC3, coding for MPCSSSVNHLPSQVMPKTASWKNGTNCCSWDGVTCHMSKDYVIGLDLSSWLQGALHSNSTLFLLRNLQRLNLAGNNFTGSPISSRFGILTGLAHLNLSGSSFSGIIPLEMMSHHLSSLISLDLSFSQYLTIEEDRSFRRFISNLTQLRELTLDYIDMSRISPTSLTNLSSTLTSLRLDGCRLQGTFPINIFHLPNLCILSLFDNSNLMGALPQTNWSSSPLVRLSLSFTKFQGPIPDSVGNFTSLEYLHLDGSKFTGSVPPTLWNLDRLSSLRLGGINLSGTVDFDMLARLKYLEDLYLWGNLNLMLPNNGNRSFPRLKELILSGVNLTEFPYFLSSLEELEWLNLYGNKISGPIPEWFGRMWSKTMIILDLSSNNFTGEIPSSICQLSSLSDLSFSDNRLNGTIPRCLGNFSNVSYLDLSHNQLQGPLPRSLANCTSLWNLDLANNNLDGPLPIPPPTVSFYSVANNKFSGDIPHQLCNATQLDMVNLSNNSLTDSIPHCFINLRPSVLDLRANKLVGHIPNIFFSGNDLRTIRLSQNRLEGTLPRSLVNCKNLEVLDLSENKLEDRFPYWLDTLPNLQVLDLRSNKLRGLINSFGKNNHPFPKLHIFDLSDNKFYGHLPAKYIANFIAMKDKARSASQYMWVNHSQATYQDSVMVVMKGFTIELVRILSVFMTIDLSRNFFGGDIPKLIGDLKLLKGLNLSHNNLTGKVPSSVGNLTNLEWLDLSSNKLNGQIPKGLADLTMLTWLNLSDNHLEGLIPQGRQFDTFNHPFDGNPRLCGYPLPNACGTDEQQLPPSTSSGDGEEKAQFGHWIEWWVVAMGYGCGISFGISTGYIMLETRRPKWLVRKVERWLMRMVERKRRKKKTRSKKNAAQRNHARRSTGG